A genome region from Oenanthe melanoleuca isolate GR-GAL-2019-014 chromosome 14, OMel1.0, whole genome shotgun sequence includes the following:
- the KIF1C gene encoding LOW QUALITY PROTEIN: kinesin-like protein KIF1C (The sequence of the model RefSeq protein was modified relative to this genomic sequence to represent the inferred CDS: inserted 2 bases in 1 codon), with amino-acid sequence MAGASVKVAVRVRPFSARESSRQAKCVIQMRGNTTCITNPKLPKDGTKHFTFDYSYWSHTSEEDPNFASQRRVYQDIGEEMLAHAFEGYNVCILAYGQTGAGKSYTMMGRQEPGQRGIIPQLCEDLFARVAREGSPELSFSVEVSYLEIYCERVRDLLNPKSRGGLRVREHPLLGPYVQDLSRLAVASFADIADLMDSGNKARTVAATNMNETSSRSHAVFTIVFSQRRQDPLSDLATEKVSRISLVDLAGSERADASGAKGVRLKEGANINKSLTTLGKVISALAEATSKKKKPDFIPYRDSVLTWLLKENLGGNSRTAMIAALSPADCSYEETLSTLRYADRTKQIRCHAVVNEDPNARLIRELRQEVTRLRELLSAQGLSDTTLCAPPATTSPTLNGDPGLEPPLGPTEAMERLQETEKIIAELNETWEEKLRRTEALRLEREALLAEMGVALREDGGTVGVFSPKKTPHLVNLNEDPLMSECLLYHIKDGVTRVGQVDVDIKLSGPFIREQHCVFRSRPDPSGEVVVTLEPCEGAETYVNGKQVTEPVVLKSGHRLILGKNHVFRFTHPEQARRERERGASXPGPPPDWNLAQRELLEQQGIDMRLQRLQELENQPQVEKEESEQPQPPAAADPPCYEAGWRLISSLRQALPAPAVRSVLRRAGLPLPAPGKRREPLRVYQIPQRRRDSPTPPSTPSSPWVTMADLKAQAVRELSLEVALREPRPARRELEALSLARLRELCRRHGKREPTERDGWRAVARDVWDAVGGGGGGGEEEEDEGGERVSEVEGLRLHLDRLAGILREVKRQNSAKDEQIRALRDRVGQMERVIPLPPDDGDEAEPPPRDPSQDRPPEPERGSPPPSPPSAAAARLCRLMEQDPAFRRGRLRWLRQEQARLMAGGDPRRPPRFHPAPQDSKLRFPFKSNPQHRLAWGGAGDSPQAENSPAPPPPPSGRPRRGSLDGGTPPPAAGTPPLRVRRQRSAPDLKARGPIP; translated from the exons ATGGCGGGCGCCTCGGTGAAGGTGGCGGTGCGAGTGCGGCCGTTCAGCGCTCGGGAGAGCAGCCGCCAGGCCAAGTGTGTCATCCAGATGCGGGGGAACACCACCT GCATCACCAACCCCAAGCTCCCCAAGGACGGCACCAAGCACTTCACCTTCGACTACTCGTACTGGTCCCACACCTCG GAGGAGGACCCCAACTTCGCCTCGCAGCGCCGGGTGTACCAGGACATCGGCGAGGAGATGCTGGCGCACGCCTTCGAGGGCTACAACGTCTGCATCCTGGCCTACGGCCAGACCGGCGCCGGCAAGTCCTACACCATGATGGGGCGGCAGGAGCCGGGGCAGCGCGGGATTATCCCGCAG ctctgcgAGGATCTGTTCGCCCGCGTCGCCCGGGAGGGGTCACCCgagctttccttttctgtggag GTGAGCTACCTGGAGATCTACTGCGAGCGCGTGCGGGACCTGCTGAACCCCAAGAGCCGCGGGGGGCTGCGGGTGCGGGAGCACCCCCTGCTCGGGCCCTACGTGCAGGACCTGTCGCGCCTCGCCGTCGCCTCCTTCGCCGACATCGCCGACCTCATGGACAGCGGCAACAAGGCCAG GACGGTGGCGGCCACCAACATGAACGAGACGAGCAGCCGCTCGCACGCCGTGTTCACCATCGTGTTCAGCCAGCGCCGCCAGGACCCGCTCAGCGACCTCGCCACCGAGAAG gTGAGCCGCATCAGCCTGGTGGACCTGGCGGGCAGCGAGCGCGCCGACGCCTCGGGGGCCAAGGGCGTGCGCCTCAAG GAAGGCGCCAACATCAACAAGTCCCTGACCACTCTGGGCAAGGTCatctctgccctggctgaggCG ACCAGCAAAAAGAAGAAGCCGGATTTCATCCCGTACCGGGACTCGGTGCTGACGTGGCTGCTGAAGGAGAACCTGG GCGGGAACTCGCGCACGGCCATGATCGCGGCGCTGAGCCCCGCCGACTGCAGCTACGAGGAGACGCTGAGCACCCTGCG ctACGCCGACCGCACGAAGCAGATCCGGTGCCACGCCGTGGTCAACGAGGACCCGAACGCGCGGCTGATCCGGGAGCTGCGCCAGGAGGTGACGCGGCTGCGGGAGCTGCTCAGCGCCCAGG GTCTCTCTGACAccaccctctgtgcccccccTGCCACAACATCCCCCACCCTCAACGGGGATCCCGGCCTGGAGCCCCCTCTGGGCCCTACTGAGGCCATGGAGCGGCTGCAG GAAACGGAGAAAATCATCGCAGAGCTCAACGAGACGTGGGAGGAGAAGCTGAGACGGACGGAAGCCCTGAGGCTGGAGCG ggaAGCGCTGCTGGCCGAGATGGGGGTGGCTCTGCGGGAGGACGGCGGCACCGTCGGCgttttctccccaaaaaag ACCCCGCACTTGGTGAACCTCAACGAGGACCCGCTGATGTCCGAGTGCCTGCTGTACCACATCAAGGACGGCGTGACCAG GGTGGGCCAGGTGGATGTGGACATCAAGCTGTCGGGGCCGTTCATCCGGGAGCAGCACTGCGTGTTCCGCAGCCGCCCCGACCCCTCGGGGGAAG TTGTGGTGACGCTGGAGCCGTGCGAGGGGGCTGAGACCTACGTCAACGGGAAGCAGGTGACGGAGCCGGTGGTGCTCAAGTCGG GCCACCGCCTCATTTTGGGGAAGAACCACGTGTTCCGCTTCACGCACCCGGAGCAggcgcggcgggagcgggagcggggggCGTC CCCGGGCCCCCCCCCGGACTGGAACCTGGcccagagggagctgctggagcagcagggcatCGACATGCGCCTGCAGAG gctccaggagctggagaacCAACCCCAGGTGGAGAAGGAAGAGTCGGAGCAGCCGCAG ccccccgccGCCGCGGACCCGCCGTGCTACGAGGCGGGCTGGCGCCTGATCTCGTCGCTGCGCCAGGCGCTGCCGGCGCCCGCCGTGCGCTCGGTGCTCCGCCGGGCGGGGCTCCCGCTGCCGGCGCCGGGCAAGCGCCGGGAGCCGCTGCGCGTTTACCAGATCCCGCAGCGCCGCCGGGACTCCCCGACCCCCCCCAGCACCCCGAGCTCGCCGTGGGTGACCATGGCCGACCTGAAGGCTCAGGCCGTGCgggagctgagcctggaggTCGCGCTGCGGGAGCCGCGGCCGGCGCGGCGGGAGCTGGAGGCGCTGAGCCTGGCGCGGCTGCGGGAGCTGTGCCGCCGCCACGGCAAGCGGGAGCCCACCGAGCGCGACGGGTGGCGAGCGGTGGCCCGCGACGTGTGGGACGCGgtgggcggcggcggcggcggcggcgaggaggaggaggatgagggcGGCGAGCGGGTGAGCGAGGTGGAGGGGCTGCGGCTGCACCTGGACCGGCTGGCGGGCATCCTGCGCGAGGTGAAGCGGCAGAACAGCGCCAAGGACGAGCAGATCCGCGCCCTGCGCGACCGCGTGGGGCAGATGGAGCGCGTCATCCCGCTGCCGCCG GACGATGGTGACGAGGCCGAGCCGCCCCCCCGAGACCCCTCCCAGGATCGCCCCCCGGAGCCGGAGCGGGGCTCGCCGCCCCCCTCGCCCCCgtcggcggcggcggcgcggctgTGCCGGCTGATGGAGCAGGACCCGGCGTTCCGGCGGGGGCGGCTGCGCTGGCTGCGCCAGGAGCAGGCCCGTCTGATGGCGGGGGGCGacccccgccgccccccgcgctTCCACCCGGCCCCACAGGACTCCAAGCTGCGCTTCCCCTTCAAGAGCAACCCCCAGCACCGCCTGGCCTGGGGGGGCGCCGGGGACTCCCCCCAAGCCGAAAAcagccccgcgccgccgccccctcccTCGGGACGGCCCCGCCGGGGGTCCCTGGATGGGGGGACGCCTCCCCCCGCCGCAGGAACGCCCCCGCTCCGTGTCCGCCGCCAGCGCTCGGCTCCCGACCTGAAGGCGCGGGGCCCCATCCCGTAG